In the genome of Dermacentor variabilis isolate Ectoservices chromosome 5, ASM5094787v1, whole genome shotgun sequence, one region contains:
- the GABPI gene encoding zinc finger DHHC-type palmitoyltransferase GABPI isoform X4, with amino-acid sequence MKTGHSGMHDDDPLCCCEYISEVGERSHILACLCDCEALDTAFDRLLKCRRVPAPHWSLVKDTVMDRIRVPWLGGAKRVETDVISPIILLPSALLLACHSWTMLMITFSALPFALFFIHRRCSRNRTRTKFFLSWTVSSLVVLLGVFQLEVVPYLEILFSENTVLMLAVSFTCLCAYLVHNCPPDVLAPSIIAEPVGKSAEATACSVSVPYTETEDSKCSVCQVVQPPRCSHCHLCGRCFLKRDHHCVWLDTCIGEKNHRAFILGLVGLLVSLVYGANLTLTTVCRPKMLWDTFLIPDNCFEVYEDIQFSWNMPN; translated from the exons ATGAAAACTGGTCACAGTGGAATGCATGATGACGACCCTCTTTGTTGCTGCGAGTACATCTCCGAAGTAGGCGAGCGATCTCACATTTTGGCATGTCTATGCGACTGCGAAGCCTTAGATACCGCGTTTGACAG GCTCCTGAAGTGCCGTCGTGTTCCCGCACCTCACTGGTCGCTCGTCAAAGACACGGTGATGGACCGGATTCGGGTGCCTTGGCTGGGTGGCGCGAAGCGGGTGGAGACTGATGTCATCTCGCCGATTATCCTCCTACCCTCGGCCCTTTTACTGGCCTGCCATAGCTGGACAATGCTCATGATCACCTTTTCGGCACTTCCGTTTGCTCTCTTCTTCATACATCGGCGGTGTTCCAGGAACAGAACGAGAACGAA GTTCTTCCTGTCATGGACTGTGTCATCCCTAGTGGTGCTGCTTGGCGTATTCCAGCTTGAAGTGGTACCTTACCTGGAGATTCTCTTCTCCGAGAACACTGTGCTCATGCTGGCAGTTAGCTTCACCTGTCTGTGTGCATACCTGGTGCACAACTGCCCGCCTGACGTCCTGGCCCCAAGTATCATCGCAGAGCCTGTGGGCAAGTCGGCCGAAGCGACAGCATGCAGTGTCAGTGTGCCCTACACAGAGACCGAGGATTCCAAGTGCTCGGTGTGCCAAGTGGTGCAGCCGCCACGCTGCAGCCATTGCCACCTCTGCGGTCGCTGCTTTCTCAAGAGGGATCACCACTGTGTCTG GTTGGACACGTGCATTGGTGAAAAGAACCATCGAGCTTTCATCCTTGGCCTGGTTGGCCTGCTGGTGTCTCTGGTGTACGGTGCAAACCTTACCCTGACTACTGTCTGTCGGCCAAAGATGCTTTGGGACACTTTTCTCATTCCGGACAACTGCTTCGAGGTTTATGAGGACATTCA